A part of Candidatus Obscuribacter sp. genomic DNA contains:
- a CDS encoding CocE/NonD family hydrolase: MNRVSHSLKHTPAPKRRKFRVEKRWFVMPDGVRLASTLFVPRPRSKGETFPVLLEYLPYRKDDTFYIVDYPCFSYIAQLGFIGVKVDIRGTGASDGEIPEREYSDQEMQDGEEVIRQLSAMTNSNGNVGMFGVSWSGFNSLQMAMRRPPALKAIHAVHASDDLFNDDVHYIDGNLHLDPYHLFINHELGLPRA, from the coding sequence ATGAACCGTGTATCACACTCCCTCAAGCACACTCCCGCACCCAAGCGGCGGAAGTTCCGTGTCGAGAAGCGCTGGTTTGTCATGCCCGATGGCGTGCGACTGGCGTCAACCCTCTTTGTCCCTCGTCCTCGCAGTAAGGGTGAGACCTTCCCGGTCCTGCTCGAATATCTCCCTTATCGCAAGGACGACACTTTTTACATCGTCGACTACCCCTGTTTTAGCTACATCGCCCAGCTCGGTTTTATCGGCGTCAAGGTCGATATCCGCGGCACTGGTGCATCTGACGGCGAGATCCCGGAGCGGGAATACTCCGATCAGGAAATGCAGGACGGGGAAGAAGTAATCCGGCAGCTCAGCGCCATGACCAACTCCAATGGCAATGTGGGGATGTTTGGCGTCTCCTGGAGCGGCTTTAACTCACTGCAGATGGCGATGCGCAGGCCGCCTGCTCTCAAGGCTATCCACGCCGTCCATGCCTCCGATGATTTGTTTAACGACGATGTGCACTACATCGACGGTAACCTGCATCTGGACCCCTACCACCTGTTTATCAACCACGAGCTTGGGCTGCCGCGCGCCTGA